A single window of Micrococcaceae bacterium Sec5.1 DNA harbors:
- a CDS encoding GntR family transcriptional regulator, with protein MQENLEVENALADRDALLDRIRRLVLGGDFPPGAVLPEAFLAQEFDVSRTPIREALKQLQHEGLVEIRPKVGTFVREPTRREIIELFQLKESLEGLAASLLAGRGEVKELSILRRNLEESEMTSLTHDTDTYARLVHEFHWTIVRGSDNRKLIEHYERLMNQLAYQRLVLRTVEHPGRLEASTREHRAVLDMIEHKDPFGAESAMRNHVHASSREALTEPVPGRRS; from the coding sequence ATGCAAGAGAACCTGGAAGTAGAGAATGCGCTGGCTGACCGCGACGCCCTCCTTGATCGGATCCGCAGACTGGTACTGGGAGGGGATTTTCCTCCGGGCGCAGTTCTTCCCGAAGCATTCCTGGCCCAGGAGTTCGACGTGAGCCGGACCCCTATCCGCGAAGCACTAAAGCAGCTGCAGCATGAAGGTCTGGTTGAGATCCGGCCCAAAGTGGGCACTTTCGTGCGTGAGCCCACGCGCAGGGAGATCATCGAGCTCTTCCAGCTCAAGGAGTCCCTGGAGGGACTCGCTGCATCCCTGCTCGCCGGACGCGGAGAGGTCAAGGAGCTCTCAATACTGCGGCGGAACCTGGAAGAGTCCGAAATGACTTCCCTCACCCACGACACTGACACCTATGCCCGGCTGGTCCATGAGTTTCACTGGACGATCGTTCGGGGCTCGGATAACCGAAAGCTTATTGAGCACTACGAACGGCTCATGAACCAGCTCGCGTACCAACGCCTTGTCCTGCGCACGGTTGAACACCCGGGGAGGCTCGAAGCCTCCACGCGTGAACATCGGGCTGTGTTGGACATGATCGAGCACAAGGACCCCTTCGGGGCCGAATCCGCCATGAGGAACCACGTTCACGCCTCATCGAGGGAGGCCCTCACCGAACCGGTTCCGGGCCGCCGGAGCTGA
- a CDS encoding flavin reductase has product MQQTLEPLITSAWLAAWDKGDLDALDSLVSPGYTRTSKATGATVDLAGLKSEIAAVREAFPDLRTTVDDVVEGDGTVAVFWTSTGTHTHEYLGVPATGLTVQTRGSNILILQDGKILNETVTWDGSELLAGLGIRPLRGIAAPIVPDGDEFAELDPSLMKAFNRQFITGVTVVTTKEGETPKGLAANSYCSVSLEPPLVLVCVQKTSSTYPALFSSSHLGINILGTEQLGTVKTFASKAPDKFAELDWHEGPKGSPLLDGSAASLEAEIQERFQAKTHTVFICRVRHAEISESAPMVYKAGHFFDGAQLAEL; this is encoded by the coding sequence ATGCAACAGACGCTCGAACCGCTTATCACGTCAGCTTGGCTCGCCGCTTGGGACAAGGGAGACCTTGATGCTTTGGACAGCCTCGTATCTCCCGGTTATACCCGCACCAGTAAGGCGACAGGCGCAACTGTCGACCTCGCCGGCCTCAAGTCGGAGATCGCCGCCGTTCGGGAGGCCTTCCCGGACCTGCGCACTACTGTCGATGACGTCGTCGAAGGGGACGGCACAGTCGCCGTTTTCTGGACCTCCACCGGCACCCACACCCATGAATACCTCGGCGTACCGGCCACTGGTCTGACTGTGCAGACCCGTGGCTCAAACATCCTGATCCTTCAGGACGGCAAAATACTCAACGAAACCGTGACGTGGGACGGCAGCGAACTGCTCGCCGGCCTTGGAATCCGGCCGCTGCGCGGGATTGCAGCCCCGATTGTTCCGGATGGCGACGAGTTTGCCGAATTGGACCCATCGCTGATGAAGGCTTTCAACCGCCAGTTCATTACAGGAGTTACGGTCGTGACCACAAAGGAAGGGGAGACCCCAAAGGGCCTGGCAGCCAACTCCTACTGCTCGGTCTCCCTGGAACCACCGCTGGTGCTTGTCTGTGTCCAAAAGACGTCCAGCACCTACCCGGCCCTTTTTTCTTCAAGCCATTTGGGCATCAACATTCTCGGCACGGAGCAGTTGGGCACTGTGAAGACTTTCGCTTCGAAGGCTCCTGACAAGTTCGCTGAGCTCGACTGGCACGAAGGGCCCAAGGGAAGTCCTCTGTTGGACGGCTCGGCCGCTTCCCTTGAAGCTGAAATCCAGGAACGTTTCCAAGCCAAGACCCACACGGTCTTCATCTGCAGGGTCCGCCACGCGGAAATCAGCGAAAGTGCGCCGATGGTCTACAAGGCCGGGCACTTTTTCGACGGCGCTCAACTCGCCGAACTTTAG